The nucleotide window GCGGTCCACGCCGACGACGGACGCGCCCTGGGCCAGGAGCGCCTCCGTGTGGCCACCGCCCCCGAGTGTGCCGTCGATGATCACCTTGCCTGCTCCCGGTCGCAGCAGCTCCACCGCTTCACGCAGCAGGACGGTGTGGTGCTGGAATTCCAAGGCCCCCACGAGCACTCAGACGAAGGGAGCCCGCGCGAGGCCGAAGGCGGCGCGAGCGTCGTTCATGTGCGGGTAGATTTCGAAGGCGTCGTGCGCGCCGGCCGCCCGGAAGATGGCCGCCAGGTACGGCGACAGGCCGGACAGCTTCAAGTCCCCGCCGGTGCGGCGGAAGGCCTCCGCGCGGGCCATCAGCGGCTTGACGCCCTTGTAGTTGAGGTGGCCGACCTCGGAGAGGTCCAGCACCACCTGACGCAGGCCCCGGTGCATGCGCTGGGAGAGCTCGTCGCACAGGGTCAGCAGGTCCTGCTCGCTCAGCTCGCCCTCCAGCATGAGCGTCTCCACGCGCCCGGCACCCGCCAGCGCGCTCGCCGCTCCTCGCCGCACCTCCAGAACCTGATTCATACGGTGTCACCCTCTGGGGACTTCAGCCCGCTGTCGACTTTCCGGCTACGGCTGGCGCAGCTCGGAGAGCACCTTCATCACGTCCGCGGAGGCCGCCTCCTGGCGGGCCTCTTCCTGGGCCTTCGCCCAACCCTCGCGGCTCCAAAGCTCGATGACCTTCACCATCCCCGCCCACACCACGTCCTTCTCCAACCCCGCGTACGTCCGGAGCGACGGTGGGATGAGCAGCCGTCCCAGCCGGTCCAACGGGCACTCCTGGGCGCTGGCCACGTACAGGCGCATCAGCGTCTTCACCCCGGGCTCCATGGGATTTCGCCGCGCGAGGGAGGTCTCCAGCGCCTCCCACTCCCGCACCGGATAGGCGTGGAGGCACCTGTCCAACGCGGTCGTGACGATGAGCCGCTCGTCGTAGGCCCCCACCAGGGTCTCCCGGAGCTTCGCCGGGAGGCTGGTCCGCCCCTTCGCGTCGATCTGGTGCTCATAGACGCCTCGGAACACGGGGGGCGATCCACCTTTTCAGCCCATCAAGGGATGAAGCTCCACTCCTTCCCACTTCTTGCCACTACCGGGCGGCATTCATACGCGCCCACATGGGGGGGGTCAAGAAAGCGCAACAGGTTGGAACACGCCGCGTGTGCAACGCCGACATCCGGACAACCCGTCACACCTGGAAGGTCAGGTGTTTGGCGCAGCGCGGCGCCCTACCCGTGGCGCTGGGGTAAACTTGAGCTCCCTCCGAGAAGGGCGCAGAGTGACGGGTGCGTGAACACGAACGTGCGACTGAAGGTGGCCTACAAGAGCCCGCAGTCCCTGGTGGGGGAGTACACGCGCAGCGTGGGTCAAGGCGGCGCCACCCTCCACACGCGGCGCAGCCTGCCGCTGGGCACCCGTTTCACCTTCGAGCTGCATGCCGGAGGCGCACTGCGTCCGGTGGAGGTGCTGGGCGAGGTGGTGCAGGTGGAGCCGCGCCCGGAGCGCGACTACCTGCTCACGGTGCGCTACGGCGCCACCGAGGACCGCTCCGCGCTGGACGCGGTGCTCCAGCGCATCTTCGCCGTGCAGGAGAAGGAGGGGCTGCGCCGCTTCCCCCGGCTGCCCCTGCACCTGCGCGCGGTGGAGGCGACGCCCCTGTCGCCGACCTTCCTGGTGCGGGACATCTCGCGCGGCGGCGTGGGGCTGGACGTCATGGCGCCCGCCCTGCCCCGCCACGTGCGAGTGGGCACGCCGTTCCTGTTGGAGATGGACCTGACGGGCGGCGCGCTGCTGCTCCACGGCGAGGTGGTGTGGACCGCGTCCACGCCGCGCAAGAACGCCACCGAGGCGACGCCGGGCTTCGGCGCCACGTTCGGCCGGCTGCGCGCGCCCATGCAGGAGCGGCTGGACGCGCTGCTGGCCTTGAACTCGTTGCCCCCCGCGCCGTGGAAGGCGCGGGTGAGCTTCGGCATGGACGCTGTGACGCGGATGCCGTGAGCCTCGCGGCGGGCTACTCCGCGAAGGGGTAGCCGCCGGCGGACTCGATGGCCGTCACCACCGTCTCGCGCAGCTGGGCGGGGTTGTAGGGCGTGAAGACGTCCAGCGTGCGCAGGCGCGTCAGCTCCTTGTCCAGCGCGTCTGCCTCCAGCGTGGCGCACAGGGCGCGGCGGGTGCGCTCGTACACGCGCGGCGCGCTGTCGAACGCGAACAGGCGCACCAGCGCCAGCCGCACCGGGTCCACCTGTCCGCCCGCGGCCACCTGCCGGGTGCGCGTGACGAGCGAGTCCAGGGCGAACGCGTCCATCATCACGTCGGAGAGCGCGGCGAGCACCTCCTGGTGCTTCTCCAGCTCCGGGCCGAACTTCTCGGCGGCGATGCGCAGGGCGTGCAGCGCCAGGCGCTTGGTGCTCTCCGCGGCGACCTCCTCCGCCGCCAGCGCGTCCTCCGTGCGGGCGCGGGGACGCTCACCGCGCGTCAGCTCGTCCGCGATGTTCTTCGCCACGGAGAACAGCGGCAAATCACCCTTCACCGCGCGCTTGAGGATCATGCCCGTGATGAGCATGCGGTTGATCTCGTTGGTGCCCTCGAAGATGCGGTTGACGCGCGCGTCGCGGTAGGCGCGCTCGATGGGGTACTCCTCGATGAAGCCCGCGCCGCCGTGCAACTGCACGGCGTCATCCAGCAGGTGGCCCAGGGCCTCCGAGCCGTACACCTTCATGATGGAGGACTCGATGGCGTACTCCTCCACCGCGGCCAGCAGGTGGGCCTCGTAGTCCGGGGCGGTCTTGTCCCGCGAGGCCAGGCGCGCGTCGACCAGGCCCGCGGTGCGGTAGGTCATGCTCTCCACCGCGTGGACGAGCATCGCCATGCGCGCCAGCTTCTCGCGCGACAGCGGGAAGTCGGCGATGGCCGTGCCGAACTGCTTGCGCTCCTGGGTGAAGCGCAGCGCGTTGGCCAGGTTGAGCTTCATGCTGCCGAGCACCCCCGCGCCCAGCTTCAGCCGGCCGTAGTTGAGGATGTTGAAGGCGATCTTGTGGCCTCGGCCCACCTCGCCCAGCAGGTTCTCCGCGGGCACCTTCGCGTCCTCGAAGTAGAGCGGGCACGTGGACGAGCCACGGATGCCCATCTTGTGCTCCTCGGGGCCCACGCTGAAGCCCGGGGTGTCCTTCTCCACGATGAAGCCGGTGAACTTGTCACCGTCCACCTTGGCGAAGACGACGAACACGTCCGCGAAGGCCGCGTTGGTGATGTAGAGCTTGGAGCCGTTGAGCACCCAGTGCTTGCCGTCCGGCGAGCGCACCGCCTTCGTCTTCGCGCCCAAGGCGTCGCTGCCGCTGCCCTGCTCGGTGAGCGCGTACGCCGC belongs to Myxococcus fulvus and includes:
- a CDS encoding acyl-CoA dehydrogenase family protein — protein: MPAVNEPAASKENSTGGAFLFQEVGATRVLTPETFTEEQRLFFRTALQFSREQVVPQSERIEHKDNALLRELLRQAGELGLLSTDIPEAYGGTGLDKTTSLLLAEAMGLNGSWSVTFGAHVGIGTLPIVWFGNAAQKQKYLPKLATGEWVAAYALTEQGSGSDALGAKTKAVRSPDGKHWVLNGSKLYITNAAFADVFVVFAKVDGDKFTGFIVEKDTPGFSVGPEEHKMGIRGSSTCPLYFEDAKVPAENLLGEVGRGHKIAFNILNYGRLKLGAGVLGSMKLNLANALRFTQERKQFGTAIADFPLSREKLARMAMLVHAVESMTYRTAGLVDARLASRDKTAPDYEAHLLAAVEEYAIESSIMKVYGSEALGHLLDDAVQLHGGAGFIEEYPIERAYRDARVNRIFEGTNEINRMLITGMILKRAVKGDLPLFSVAKNIADELTRGERPRARTEDALAAEEVAAESTKRLALHALRIAAEKFGPELEKHQEVLAALSDVMMDAFALDSLVTRTRQVAAGGQVDPVRLALVRLFAFDSAPRVYERTRRALCATLEADALDKELTRLRTLDVFTPYNPAQLRETVVTAIESAGGYPFAE
- the mraZ gene encoding division/cell wall cluster transcriptional repressor MraZ; this translates as MFRGVYEHQIDAKGRTSLPAKLRETLVGAYDERLIVTTALDRCLHAYPVREWEALETSLARRNPMEPGVKTLMRLYVASAQECPLDRLGRLLIPPSLRTYAGLEKDVVWAGMVKVIELWSREGWAKAQEEARQEAASADVMKVLSELRQP
- a CDS encoding STAS domain-containing protein produces the protein MNQVLEVRRGAASALAGAGRVETLMLEGELSEQDLLTLCDELSQRMHRGLRQVVLDLSEVGHLNYKGVKPLMARAEAFRRTGGDLKLSGLSPYLAAIFRAAGAHDAFEIYPHMNDARAAFGLARAPFV
- a CDS encoding PilZ domain-containing protein; this translates as MNTNVRLKVAYKSPQSLVGEYTRSVGQGGATLHTRRSLPLGTRFTFELHAGGALRPVEVLGEVVQVEPRPERDYLLTVRYGATEDRSALDAVLQRIFAVQEKEGLRRFPRLPLHLRAVEATPLSPTFLVRDISRGGVGLDVMAPALPRHVRVGTPFLLEMDLTGGALLLHGEVVWTASTPRKNATEATPGFGATFGRLRAPMQERLDALLALNSLPPAPWKARVSFGMDAVTRMP